One Roseimicrobium gellanilyticum genomic window carries:
- a CDS encoding ADP-ribosylglycohydrolase family protein gives MSRPALSAELERALLSLDGLAIGDALGEMLAYRYDEAAKRIQDDSMPAGPWFHTDDTEMAIAVVETLRLARGIDQDTLAFYFARRFDAAPDRGYGKMTRMQLRSVLEGKPWRVASASAFSGRGSMGNGSAMRVAPVGGYFADNLLRACSEARLSSEVTHMHPEGIAGAIAVAAAAAMAWQTREMESAERWRILFEAVINHTPPGEVQRGLEKAVGLTGASIEDAARALGNGALVTAPDSVPFAVWCAATHLQDFPGAISAAISGGGDCDTIAAMAGGIVALSVGREGIPVRWLQARERLPFDP, from the coding sequence ATGAGCCGGCCTGCACTCTCCGCTGAACTTGAACGTGCTCTCCTCAGCCTGGATGGACTCGCCATCGGCGATGCGCTCGGAGAGATGCTGGCGTATCGCTATGATGAGGCGGCGAAGAGAATCCAGGACGATTCCATGCCGGCCGGGCCGTGGTTTCACACGGATGACACGGAGATGGCCATCGCGGTGGTGGAGACGCTGCGGCTGGCACGCGGCATCGACCAGGATACGCTCGCGTTCTATTTCGCGCGGCGGTTCGATGCGGCCCCGGACCGTGGGTACGGCAAGATGACGCGCATGCAGTTGCGCAGTGTGTTGGAGGGGAAGCCTTGGCGCGTGGCTTCGGCCTCGGCGTTCAGCGGGCGCGGGTCCATGGGAAATGGGAGTGCGATGCGCGTGGCGCCAGTGGGTGGATATTTCGCGGATAATCTGCTGCGGGCCTGTAGCGAGGCGCGCCTGTCATCCGAGGTCACGCACATGCATCCTGAGGGGATTGCTGGTGCCATCGCAGTGGCGGCAGCAGCGGCCATGGCGTGGCAGACGCGGGAGATGGAGTCTGCGGAGCGTTGGAGGATTCTTTTTGAGGCGGTCATCAATCACACGCCGCCGGGTGAGGTGCAGCGTGGGCTGGAGAAGGCTGTGGGTTTGACGGGTGCTTCCATCGAGGATGCCGCACGCGCGCTGGGAAATGGCGCGCTGGTCACCGCTCCGGATTCCGTTCCTTTCGCCGTCTGGTGCGCCGCGACACACCTCCAGGATTTTCCGGGGGCCATCAGTGCGGCCATCAGTGGAGGAGGGGACTGTGATACCATCGCCGCCATGGCAGGAGGCATTGTGGCGCTCAGCGTGGGTCGGGAGGGCATCCCCGTCCGGTGGTTGCAAGCGCGGGAGCGGCTGCCTTTTGACCCCTAA